One window of the Bradyrhizobium sp. NP1 genome contains the following:
- a CDS encoding ABC transporter ATP-binding protein: MTAISSLDANSVRSLGSEISVRGVSKSYGAERFAKQVIRNCNFTLERGKLTVMIGPSGCGKSTLIRLLAGFERPTSGTITVDGKPMTGPGVDRLVVFQETALFPWMSTYDNIMYGPRARGQDTPEMREHAEMLLQKVGLSAFRKKYPSQLSGGMQRRAELARAMINEPNVMILDEPFRGLDAMTKRLMQEYYANLYSEFGRTTFFVTTDIDEAIYLADRILIMTNIPTEVRASIEVNLPRPRNVENITESDEANAIKMQALALLHEEAMKSFVRGSKAAADFVEAYSKRVNRE; encoded by the coding sequence ATGACAGCAATTTCCTCACTCGACGCAAACAGCGTACGTTCCCTCGGCAGCGAAATCAGCGTTCGAGGCGTCAGCAAATCCTATGGAGCCGAACGATTCGCAAAGCAGGTCATCCGCAACTGCAATTTCACGCTCGAGCGTGGCAAGTTGACGGTGATGATTGGTCCGTCCGGATGCGGCAAGAGCACATTGATTCGCCTCCTTGCCGGTTTCGAACGCCCCACAAGCGGCACCATTACCGTTGACGGCAAGCCCATGACGGGACCTGGCGTCGATCGCCTCGTCGTGTTCCAGGAGACGGCGCTGTTTCCGTGGATGTCGACCTACGACAACATCATGTACGGCCCGCGCGCCCGTGGACAGGACACTCCTGAGATGCGCGAGCATGCGGAGATGCTGTTGCAGAAGGTCGGCCTCTCTGCGTTCCGCAAGAAATATCCATCGCAACTTTCGGGTGGGATGCAACGACGGGCGGAGCTTGCCCGCGCGATGATCAACGAACCGAACGTCATGATCCTCGACGAGCCATTCCGCGGGCTCGACGCCATGACTAAGCGACTGATGCAGGAATACTACGCGAATCTCTACAGCGAATTCGGACGTACGACCTTCTTCGTAACAACCGACATCGACGAGGCGATCTATCTTGCCGATCGCATTCTGATCATGACCAATATCCCGACCGAGGTCCGCGCGTCGATCGAGGTCAATTTGCCTCGTCCCCGCAACGTCGAAAACATCACGGAAAGCGACGAGGCCAATGCAATAAAGATGCAGGCCCTCGCGCTGCTGCACGAGGAGGCCATGAAGTCTTTCGTCCGGGGCAGCAAGGCCGCCGCGGACTTCGTTGAAGCTTACTCAAAACGCGTCAATAGAGAATGA
- a CDS encoding ABC transporter permease, with protein sequence MKRQPRSTKKQSRHLPPVRRNAEMNWGVATASKIGGFLAGEDFWRGVVAIVAFLIFWEAGSRSSSWLGFALPWISKIPPPVAVLQELFKLVQDPSFWQSAFLSTLRVFEGFFAAMLVGIPLGLAMAVSRTFYGITFPVFEVLRPIPPLAWVPASIIFWPTQELSIAFVTFLGAFFTIVINVVGGAQSIDVRYFQAARSMGSSTWDIFRRIILPATLPSMAVGATVGVGITWAVVVAAEMISGGGSGAGGGLGFFIWNSYVGGSYTQIVAGMISIGIAGYISSAVLRKAGTWATPWLNEG encoded by the coding sequence ATGAAACGGCAGCCGCGGTCCACGAAGAAGCAATCAAGGCATTTGCCGCCGGTGAGAAGGAACGCTGAGATGAATTGGGGCGTTGCCACTGCGTCGAAGATCGGCGGATTTCTGGCCGGTGAAGATTTTTGGCGCGGCGTCGTCGCTATCGTTGCCTTCCTGATCTTCTGGGAGGCGGGCTCGCGCTCTTCAAGCTGGCTCGGCTTCGCGTTGCCCTGGATATCCAAGATTCCGCCGCCGGTGGCAGTGCTGCAGGAACTGTTCAAGCTCGTTCAGGACCCGAGTTTCTGGCAGAGCGCATTTCTGAGCACATTGCGCGTATTCGAGGGATTTTTTGCCGCCATGCTGGTTGGCATTCCGCTCGGCCTCGCGATGGCGGTCAGCAGGACCTTCTATGGGATCACGTTTCCGGTTTTTGAAGTGCTGCGACCGATCCCCCCGCTCGCATGGGTACCAGCATCGATCATCTTCTGGCCCACTCAAGAACTTTCGATCGCGTTCGTCACGTTCCTCGGCGCTTTCTTCACGATCGTGATCAACGTTGTCGGCGGCGCGCAGTCAATTGACGTCCGCTACTTTCAGGCCGCTCGATCGATGGGCTCATCGACCTGGGACATTTTCAGACGCATCATCCTGCCCGCAACACTGCCCTCAATGGCCGTCGGTGCGACCGTCGGCGTCGGCATAACCTGGGCGGTGGTCGTGGCCGCCGAAATGATCTCCGGCGGAGGAAGCGGCGCCGGCGGAGGGCTCGGCTTCTTCATCTGGAATTCTTATGTCGGCGGATCATACACCCAAATCGTCGCCGGCATGATCAGCATCGGGATCGCCGGTTATATCTCCAGCGCAGTGCTGCGAAAGGCGGGTACGTGGGCAACTCCCTGGCTCAACGAAGGCTGA
- a CDS encoding ABC transporter ATP-binding protein yields the protein MTAQPSTSLSTPDAQLRSAKAHPATARTGGVRIVDAVKTYGKQGAGVLAVDHCTFDVPAGEITVVVGPSGCGKTTLLNAIAGFHSLSSGSIYLDDQMLCGPGKPKADPGPDRIVVFQNGALFPWKTNIENVAFGPVMQGIMTKAEAYDKARSMMADAGLRDIENDYPGEISSGVRRRVEIVRALMTDPKILLLDEPYRALDSLTKSVMHESLLEIFYRNRVTIFFITHDLEEAIFLGHRVVIMTSRPCRPKKILDIDIPHPRDYSVLTTKRFREFMDETAAAVHEEAIKAFAAGEKER from the coding sequence GTGACCGCCCAACCGTCGACAAGCCTGAGCACGCCCGACGCGCAGCTCCGATCAGCCAAGGCCCATCCCGCAACTGCGCGGACAGGCGGCGTCCGCATCGTTGACGCCGTCAAGACGTACGGCAAGCAGGGCGCTGGTGTCCTCGCCGTTGACCACTGCACGTTCGACGTTCCCGCGGGCGAAATCACGGTCGTCGTCGGCCCTTCCGGCTGCGGCAAAACGACCCTTCTCAATGCGATTGCCGGCTTTCATAGCCTGTCGTCCGGCAGCATCTATCTCGACGACCAGATGCTGTGCGGCCCGGGTAAACCGAAGGCCGATCCCGGCCCGGACCGTATCGTTGTCTTCCAGAACGGCGCCCTGTTTCCATGGAAGACAAATATCGAAAATGTGGCGTTTGGACCCGTCATGCAGGGAATCATGACCAAGGCCGAAGCTTACGATAAAGCCCGAAGCATGATGGCGGATGCCGGATTGCGCGACATCGAGAATGACTATCCGGGTGAAATCTCGTCAGGCGTCCGGCGTCGCGTGGAAATCGTTCGCGCGCTGATGACGGATCCCAAGATCCTGTTGCTCGACGAACCCTATCGCGCGCTCGACTCGCTCACCAAGTCGGTGATGCACGAATCCCTGCTCGAGATTTTCTACAGGAACCGCGTGACGATCTTCTTCATTACGCACGATCTCGAGGAGGCAATTTTTCTCGGCCACCGCGTCGTGATCATGACTAGCAGACCCTGCCGGCCGAAGAAAATTCTCGACATCGATATTCCGCATCCGCGTGACTACAGCGTCCTGACGACGAAACGCTTCCGCGAGTTCATGGATGAAACGGCAGCCGCGGTCCACGAAGAAGCAATCAAGGCATTTGCCGCCGGTGAGAAGGAACGCTGA